One Alicyclobacillus acidoterrestris DNA window includes the following coding sequences:
- a CDS encoding IS110 family RNA-guided transposase, giving the protein MYFVGIDIAKRNHEACMIDSTGQSQGKTLRFPNTQAGGQKLIQWMQNVDHDLSSTEVAMEATGHYWLALHSFLRKHGIRVRVINPIQSDAFRNMYIRQTKNDTKDAFIIAEVLRFGRYSTTELGSDEIVALRQLSRFRFSLVDSISDLKRQVISVLDMLFPEYERLFSDLFGKTSSELLMEYTTPEEILAVDTEELAAFIAKHSRNRLGLDKAEELKSAAAASFGIDTALDAYRLQLRLLLQQIRFTEEQLDSLNSEIKKRLEAVDTNLVTIPGIGPVLAAAILGEIGDIARFPTGVKLVAFAGIDPTVRHSGEFTGTRNRMSKRGSPYLRRAIWLAASVAKVHSPILRDFYEQKRAQGKHHLAATGAVARKLTYIIHAVLRDKKPYEPIA; this is encoded by the coding sequence ATGTATTTTGTTGGTATTGATATTGCTAAGCGTAATCATGAAGCCTGCATGATCGATTCAACTGGGCAGAGCCAAGGCAAGACTTTGCGCTTCCCAAATACTCAGGCTGGAGGCCAGAAGCTCATTCAGTGGATGCAGAATGTCGATCACGATTTGTCATCCACAGAAGTCGCAATGGAGGCCACTGGTCACTACTGGTTGGCTCTACACTCGTTTCTCCGTAAACATGGCATACGGGTGCGTGTCATCAACCCCATTCAGTCGGATGCCTTTCGAAACATGTACATTCGACAAACCAAGAATGACACGAAGGATGCATTCATCATTGCTGAAGTGTTGCGCTTTGGACGATACAGTACGACAGAACTCGGCAGTGATGAAATTGTTGCCTTGCGTCAATTGAGCCGATTCCGATTCAGTCTGGTAGACTCAATTTCAGACCTAAAGCGACAGGTCATCAGCGTGCTAGATATGCTGTTTCCCGAATACGAGCGACTCTTCTCAGACCTATTTGGTAAGACGTCCTCCGAATTATTGATGGAATACACAACACCGGAAGAGATCCTTGCCGTAGATACAGAAGAACTGGCGGCCTTCATTGCCAAACATAGTCGGAACCGTCTCGGACTGGACAAAGCGGAAGAACTCAAATCTGCCGCTGCTGCGTCGTTCGGCATCGACACAGCACTGGACGCGTATCGACTGCAATTGCGCCTGCTTCTCCAGCAGATTCGCTTCACAGAGGAGCAATTGGATTCACTGAACAGTGAGATCAAAAAGCGTCTCGAAGCCGTGGATACCAACCTTGTCACAATTCCAGGTATAGGTCCCGTCTTGGCTGCTGCCATTCTCGGTGAAATTGGCGATATAGCCCGATTTCCAACTGGCGTAAAGCTCGTTGCATTCGCCGGAATTGACCCTACAGTGCGTCATTCAGGAGAATTCACCGGAACGCGCAACCGAATGTCCAAACGTGGCTCACCTTATTTGCGCCGAGCCATCTGGCTTGCCGCAAGTGTCGCGAAGGTACACAGTCCAATTCTCAGAGATTTTTACGAACAGAAGCGGGCTCAAGGGAAACACCATTTAGCTGCAACCGGCGCCGTGGCGCGTAAATTGACATACATCATTCATGCCGTCTTACGGGATAAAAAGCCATACGAGCCAATCGCGTAA
- the ptsP gene encoding phosphoenolpyruvate--protein phosphotransferase — translation MGRRYHGVAASDGIAIAPVFVVNAAVKNVEKREDVTVEQELSKLEDAIARTKAELQQLYETANQKLGASHAQIFVAHLQILDDPEFVGAIQSTMQTEHVNVEYALTSVTSQLVAIFEQMDDEYMRQRSSDIKDVSQRVLGHLQGTSRASLAALEEPVILVAEDLTPSDTVVLDKNLVHAFVTDVGGRTSHSAIMARSLGIPAVVGLGEISQAVEPGMTVIVNGLDGEVIVDPTPDELAMYRRRMEEDANQRQQLQALRFEPTVTTDGHQVELAGNIGGPADVDNVQENGGEGIGLFRSEFLYMNRNAAPTEEEQFQAYREVAERMAGKPVVIRTLDVGGDKEIPYLDLPKESNPFLGYRAIRVCLDTPELFKTQLRAILRASHYGHIKLMFPMISNVMEIRQAKQLLKAVQSELRDASIPFDEQMEIGIMVEIPASAVIADVLAQEVDFFSIGTNDLIQYTMACDRMNDRITHLYQPYHPAILRLVKMVVNGAHQHGKWVGMCGEMAGDLTAVPILLGLGLDEFSMSGGSILRVRQLIRDLSYERAQALADEALKQDSQQAVEELVAKWSSH, via the coding sequence GTGGGTCGTCGATATCATGGTGTTGCAGCATCTGATGGAATTGCGATTGCTCCTGTCTTCGTGGTGAACGCTGCAGTGAAGAATGTCGAAAAGCGCGAAGATGTGACGGTTGAACAAGAGTTATCCAAGTTAGAAGACGCTATTGCGCGGACGAAAGCTGAACTACAGCAATTGTACGAGACCGCGAATCAAAAACTGGGCGCCTCACATGCACAGATCTTTGTTGCGCACCTTCAGATTCTGGATGATCCAGAGTTTGTTGGCGCCATCCAAAGTACGATGCAAACAGAGCACGTGAATGTGGAGTATGCGCTGACCAGCGTGACAAGCCAACTTGTCGCGATCTTTGAACAGATGGACGATGAATATATGCGGCAGCGTTCATCGGACATTAAAGATGTCAGCCAGCGTGTGCTGGGTCATCTGCAAGGAACGAGTCGCGCATCTTTGGCGGCCCTTGAAGAGCCTGTCATCCTTGTGGCAGAGGATTTAACGCCTTCTGACACCGTCGTGCTCGACAAAAACTTAGTACACGCATTCGTCACGGACGTCGGGGGCAGGACGTCGCATTCGGCCATTATGGCAAGGTCTCTTGGCATTCCTGCTGTGGTTGGACTTGGGGAGATCAGCCAAGCTGTTGAACCTGGGATGACGGTTATTGTCAATGGCTTGGACGGTGAGGTCATTGTTGACCCGACACCTGACGAGCTGGCGATGTATCGACGTCGGATGGAAGAGGACGCGAATCAGCGACAACAGCTGCAGGCGTTAAGATTTGAACCGACGGTTACGACAGACGGACATCAAGTGGAGTTGGCCGGCAATATTGGCGGGCCAGCAGATGTGGACAACGTACAGGAAAATGGCGGAGAGGGGATTGGGCTGTTTCGGTCAGAGTTTTTGTACATGAACCGAAACGCCGCTCCGACGGAAGAGGAACAGTTCCAAGCGTATCGTGAAGTGGCAGAGCGGATGGCCGGAAAGCCTGTCGTGATTCGCACGCTAGATGTCGGTGGAGATAAGGAAATCCCGTATCTCGATTTACCGAAAGAGAGCAATCCGTTTCTTGGCTATCGCGCCATTCGGGTTTGTTTAGATACACCTGAGTTATTTAAAACGCAGTTGCGCGCGATTTTACGGGCATCCCACTATGGCCATATCAAATTAATGTTCCCGATGATTTCGAACGTAATGGAAATCCGGCAGGCGAAGCAACTTCTGAAGGCGGTTCAATCGGAACTTCGCGATGCGTCGATTCCTTTTGACGAGCAGATGGAAATTGGCATTATGGTCGAAATTCCGGCGAGCGCCGTCATCGCTGACGTATTGGCGCAAGAAGTCGATTTCTTTTCAATTGGTACCAATGACTTGATTCAATACACGATGGCCTGTGACCGCATGAACGACCGGATTACGCACCTGTATCAGCCGTATCATCCGGCCATCTTGCGGTTGGTAAAAATGGTTGTCAACGGCGCACACCAGCATGGCAAGTGGGTTGGCATGTGCGGTGAAATGGCTGGCGACCTGACCGCAGTGCCTATCCTGTTGGGGCTTGGCCTCGACGAATTTAGTATGAGCGGGGGTTCTATCTTGCGTGTTCGCCAGCTGATTCGAGACCTGTCGTACGAGCGTGCACAGGCGCTTGCGGACGAAGCACTCAAGCAAGATAGTCAACAAGCGGTTGAGGAACTTGTTGCAAAATGGTCGTCTCATTGA
- a CDS encoding ABC transporter ATP-binding protein, whose amino-acid sequence MARLAAEQLSVRYGAQRIVSELNLAIPDGKITALVGANGSGKSTILKAMARLLKPDGGTVYLDGKSLLKMDSKEVAKQLAMLPQNPVSPDGLTVSELVSYGRFPYQRGLATSTREDQGMVHWALSVTGMLPFAARPIEQMSGGQRQRAWIAMALAQGTDILFLDEPTTFLDMAHQLEVLQLLDKLNREEGRTIVMVVHDLNHAAQYAHHVVAIRDGQAVYNGTPEEVITEEMLRQVFGILADVVIDQRTGVPLCIPYGLVDGSEESPA is encoded by the coding sequence ATGGCACGTCTTGCAGCTGAACAATTATCCGTCCGCTATGGTGCACAGCGCATTGTCAGTGAGCTCAATCTCGCAATTCCGGATGGAAAGATTACGGCCTTGGTCGGCGCCAATGGTTCTGGGAAATCGACGATTTTGAAGGCGATGGCGAGATTGTTGAAACCGGACGGCGGAACCGTATACCTCGATGGGAAATCGCTTCTGAAGATGGACTCCAAGGAGGTCGCCAAGCAGCTGGCCATGCTGCCCCAAAATCCCGTTTCGCCGGACGGACTTACCGTTAGTGAACTGGTCTCTTACGGTCGCTTTCCATATCAGAGGGGTCTCGCGACCAGTACGCGGGAAGATCAGGGGATGGTTCACTGGGCACTTTCGGTGACGGGGATGTTGCCGTTCGCGGCGCGCCCGATAGAGCAGATGTCCGGTGGTCAGCGGCAGCGTGCTTGGATAGCGATGGCTTTAGCGCAAGGAACCGATATTTTGTTTTTGGACGAGCCTACCACATTTCTGGATATGGCGCATCAGTTGGAGGTGCTTCAACTTCTCGATAAGTTAAATCGCGAAGAGGGAAGAACGATTGTCATGGTGGTCCACGATTTGAATCACGCTGCCCAGTACGCGCACCATGTAGTGGCGATTCGGGACGGACAAGCCGTGTATAACGGAACGCCAGAGGAAGTCATCACCGAAGAGATGCTCCGGCAAGTATTCGGGATTCTGGCGGACGTGGTGATAGATCAGAGGACGGGGGTGCCGTTGTGTATCCCATATGGGTTGGTTGACGGCTCGGAAGAATCCCCGGCGTAA
- a CDS encoding (2Fe-2S)-binding protein: MTRAPADGAQRNVWRERAFAAFYGDTVRPVIDRLAEQAGIGAGQLWGQFPPKLMWFIDVVSKEIDGGAEQRIEADYQYLISGVDPRVFGRKRNPFAIRWKTVESMEDPKKQVYLQPTCCMNYRLEGIDYCYTCPRLTETERAERREAFRSANCHQTNI, translated from the coding sequence GTGACGCGCGCACCTGCAGATGGCGCGCAGCGCAATGTTTGGCGTGAGCGCGCGTTCGCCGCGTTCTACGGAGATACGGTGCGTCCGGTTATCGACAGATTGGCTGAGCAGGCAGGTATCGGGGCAGGCCAACTTTGGGGGCAATTCCCTCCCAAGTTGATGTGGTTTATCGATGTCGTCAGCAAGGAGATAGACGGTGGTGCGGAACAGCGAATCGAGGCGGATTACCAGTATCTCATCTCCGGGGTGGACCCGCGCGTATTTGGCCGCAAGCGGAATCCGTTTGCCATCCGGTGGAAGACTGTGGAGAGTATGGAAGATCCAAAAAAGCAGGTCTATCTACAACCGACGTGCTGCATGAACTATCGTTTAGAGGGTATTGATTACTGTTATACGTGCCCGCGATTGACGGAGACAGAGCGCGCGGAGCGGAGGGAAGCTTTTCGATCCGCCAATTGCCACCAGACCAATATATAG
- a CDS encoding mannitol-1-phosphate 5-dehydrogenase → MKKALHFGAGNIGRGFIGLLLHQAGYEVVFADVVPTLVEQLLAEKAYRVITLDDDVQEERVTGVRACLLDSDACRQEVIDADVITTAVGLGNLGGVSAVIADGLRLRKEQKQEAPINILACENAIRATSQLKERVLARVDDSLREWIDTHVGFVDVAVDRIAPNREGYATQPLDCVVERFFEWDIEEPALKGTLDIPGATFVQDLNPFLERKLFMLNGAHATAAYAGFFKHYRTVLEAMQDAEIASLVADVQMEAAEGLKHRYPSLSLDMLRTYAQAVRARFLNPHIQDDVARVGRDPLRKLSADDRLVGPLRLALAAKVKTPALIRAIAFGFHYNNPSDEAASKIQAEIQQFGIENTVKRITGLSESSIVDAIAEQYHALLRASHSDATHGNEV, encoded by the coding sequence ATGAAAAAGGCCCTTCACTTTGGTGCCGGGAATATCGGTCGTGGATTTATCGGATTGCTACTTCATCAGGCGGGCTATGAAGTCGTTTTTGCCGACGTGGTGCCTACATTGGTTGAGCAGTTGCTCGCTGAGAAGGCCTATCGTGTAATTACGCTGGATGACGATGTGCAAGAGGAGCGAGTAACCGGCGTTCGCGCTTGTTTGCTGGACTCAGATGCTTGTCGACAAGAAGTCATTGATGCGGATGTCATCACCACTGCTGTAGGGTTAGGAAATTTGGGTGGGGTTTCTGCCGTGATTGCAGATGGGCTTCGCTTGCGAAAAGAACAGAAGCAAGAAGCGCCAATCAATATTCTCGCATGTGAAAACGCGATTCGCGCGACTTCTCAATTAAAAGAGAGGGTATTGGCGCGCGTCGACGATTCGTTGCGCGAATGGATTGATACGCATGTGGGTTTCGTGGATGTGGCCGTAGATCGCATTGCACCCAATCGGGAAGGGTACGCCACCCAGCCGCTCGACTGCGTAGTTGAAAGGTTTTTTGAGTGGGATATTGAAGAACCTGCGTTGAAGGGAACCCTTGATATTCCTGGGGCGACTTTCGTGCAGGATCTGAATCCGTTCTTGGAACGAAAATTATTTATGCTCAATGGCGCGCACGCAACTGCCGCCTATGCTGGATTCTTTAAGCACTATCGCACGGTCCTTGAGGCGATGCAAGATGCGGAAATTGCATCGTTGGTTGCAGACGTGCAGATGGAAGCAGCTGAGGGTCTTAAACATCGCTATCCAAGCTTGTCGCTTGACATGTTGCGGACGTATGCGCAGGCGGTTCGCGCAAGGTTCCTAAACCCGCACATCCAAGATGATGTAGCGCGGGTGGGGCGGGATCCGCTGCGCAAACTCTCTGCTGACGATAGACTTGTGGGGCCTCTGCGGCTGGCTCTTGCGGCCAAAGTGAAGACACCTGCATTGATTCGCGCGATTGCGTTTGGGTTTCATTACAACAATCCAAGTGATGAAGCGGCGTCAAAGATTCAAGCGGAAATTCAGCAATTTGGGATTGAGAATACGGTGAAGCGTATTACCGGTCTTTCGGAATCTTCGATTGTCGATGCGATTGCAGAACAATATCATGCACTGCTCCGCGCCTCGCACTCGGACGCCACGCATGGAAATGAGGTGTGA
- a CDS encoding BglG family transcription antiterminator: MAKKLTERQKYILSVILEANDGVDTHDLVRRLEVSRRTIQRDMSAIQSYVALFHLVVRMDSKGISVEGDPSDIRRMVEQIGKIPPKLPLAPKVREARVALDLLMEQGPSKLGYFGKQLHVTSASLSQSLDDIADWLNAHGLSLIRRRGYGVEVQGNEEARREAIAELVYEQVSLSDLMTLFRQNTHGATDHPFVLWFSKWFDVQQIAQVRDVLREELAASNPPLDEAAFYGFMLHVLLTISRINSGASLPPPENATVDASQDVQTCLRIIRRFVQGNGDVSGEAQYLAKHLRGAKVLMTEENRMLPLNLTSMDLAYRMVRYLAKALDMPLAGDRGLVVGMAQHLEPAIHRMMTGLHIRNPLLEEIKRRYETLFHAMRAASHSVLGPYGLEVPDAEVGYLTMHLGASYERLRAQRVFRVRIVCPNGISSAELLASRFRKEFPQVKIVGLGSLHDSADVQCDLVVSTVPIHQQGVPVVTVSPFLTDEEVAQIESVLEELEADSSPMKSGVLEPALAESKAPWYEAASQMSERVQIRRVSAKSIREVIEKIVDDIWSTGDTNDKTALMDAILQREQLGSIVLPGKRLSVLHARTHALSQYQVAIYRLAEPFTVLGVAKREEPVDTVLVLLALSNESVTNIRLFGMLSSALVMDDDLVDILRNAPISVVQQRIRQVMYQTEE, from the coding sequence ATGGCTAAAAAACTTACAGAGAGACAAAAGTATATCCTCTCCGTCATCTTGGAAGCGAACGATGGCGTGGATACGCATGATTTGGTACGCCGACTGGAAGTCAGTCGGCGTACCATTCAACGTGACATGAGTGCCATTCAATCGTATGTGGCTCTGTTCCACTTAGTCGTTCGTATGGATTCAAAGGGGATTTCTGTGGAGGGTGACCCTTCTGACATTCGTCGGATGGTAGAACAAATTGGGAAAATACCGCCGAAGTTGCCGCTTGCGCCGAAGGTTCGGGAAGCGCGTGTGGCACTGGATTTGCTGATGGAGCAGGGGCCATCGAAACTTGGCTATTTTGGGAAGCAACTTCATGTGACATCCGCGAGTTTAAGTCAAAGTCTGGACGACATTGCGGATTGGCTGAACGCGCACGGCCTTTCGCTAATCCGTCGACGGGGATATGGTGTCGAGGTGCAGGGGAATGAGGAAGCGCGACGGGAGGCAATTGCCGAGCTCGTCTATGAGCAAGTTTCGCTCTCAGATTTAATGACTTTATTTCGCCAAAACACGCATGGGGCCACAGATCATCCGTTTGTTTTGTGGTTCTCGAAATGGTTTGACGTGCAGCAAATCGCACAAGTGCGGGATGTCCTCAGGGAGGAACTCGCAGCATCCAACCCGCCGCTCGACGAGGCGGCTTTTTACGGATTTATGCTGCATGTGTTGTTGACGATTTCACGGATAAACAGTGGGGCTTCACTACCGCCGCCAGAGAATGCTACCGTCGATGCATCGCAAGACGTCCAGACCTGTCTGCGGATTATTCGGCGCTTCGTCCAAGGCAACGGAGATGTATCAGGAGAAGCCCAATATCTAGCGAAGCATCTTCGGGGTGCCAAGGTTCTTATGACCGAGGAGAACCGCATGTTGCCCTTGAATCTGACATCCATGGATTTGGCATACCGCATGGTGCGGTATTTGGCCAAGGCGTTGGATATGCCATTGGCTGGGGATAGGGGTCTGGTTGTCGGGATGGCACAGCACCTGGAACCAGCCATTCATCGCATGATGACAGGGTTACACATCCGCAATCCGCTGCTGGAGGAAATTAAGCGTCGATACGAAACTTTGTTCCACGCCATGCGGGCGGCAAGTCATTCGGTTTTGGGGCCCTATGGTCTAGAAGTCCCAGATGCTGAGGTCGGGTATTTAACGATGCATCTTGGCGCATCGTACGAGCGGCTCAGGGCACAACGCGTATTTCGGGTGCGGATTGTCTGTCCAAACGGAATCAGCTCCGCAGAACTGTTGGCGAGCCGGTTCCGGAAAGAGTTTCCACAGGTCAAAATCGTCGGTCTTGGTTCCCTTCATGATTCGGCCGATGTCCAGTGCGACTTAGTCGTCTCCACGGTCCCCATACACCAGCAGGGCGTGCCCGTGGTCACGGTTTCCCCGTTCCTGACCGACGAGGAAGTGGCGCAGATAGAGTCGGTATTGGAGGAACTTGAGGCGGACAGTTCACCGATGAAAAGCGGTGTGTTGGAACCTGCCTTGGCTGAGTCGAAAGCGCCTTGGTATGAGGCGGCGTCACAAATGAGTGAGCGGGTACAGATTCGTCGCGTTTCTGCGAAAAGTATTCGTGAGGTCATTGAAAAGATTGTGGACGATATTTGGTCAACCGGGGACACGAACGACAAAACGGCTCTGATGGATGCGATTTTGCAGAGAGAACAGTTAGGCAGTATTGTTTTGCCGGGAAAACGACTCTCTGTCTTGCACGCTCGAACGCACGCTTTGTCTCAGTATCAGGTGGCCATTTATCGGTTAGCGGAACCGTTTACGGTTCTAGGTGTTGCAAAGAGAGAAGAACCGGTTGATACGGTTCTCGTGTTATTAGCTCTTTCCAACGAGTCAGTCACGAACATTCGATTGTTTGGCATGTTGAGTTCCGCACTCGTCATGGACGACGATTTGGTGGACATACTGCGTAACGCGCCGATTTCTGTCGTGCAACAGCGGATTCGTCAAGTGATGTATCAAACAGAGGAGTGA
- a CDS encoding PTS sugar transporter subunit IIA has translation MNILQPSNVLLQVKTENKTDAIRRVGQALVDNGYVEAPYIEGMLKREESMTTYIGNQVAIPHSMPEYVQHILHSGIVVAQYPDGVDFGNGNIAKLVIGIAGRGEEHMEVLSQIATVCMEEENVEKLVKAQSAQEVIDVIGETL, from the coding sequence ATGAACATCCTTCAACCATCAAATGTCCTTTTGCAAGTCAAAACAGAAAATAAGACAGACGCGATTCGTCGGGTTGGACAGGCGCTCGTTGACAATGGTTATGTGGAGGCGCCTTATATTGAGGGTATGTTGAAACGCGAAGAGTCGATGACCACATACATTGGTAACCAAGTTGCGATTCCGCACAGTATGCCAGAATATGTGCAGCACATTTTGCACTCAGGTATTGTCGTCGCGCAATATCCGGACGGCGTGGATTTTGGCAACGGCAACATTGCAAAATTGGTAATTGGTATTGCTGGCCGCGGTGAAGAGCACATGGAGGTACTCTCACAGATTGCAACGGTCTGTATGGAAGAGGAGAACGTTGAGAAGTTGGTAAAGGCACAGTCCGCGCAAGAGGTCATTGATGTGATAGGTGAAACCTTATGA
- a CDS encoding ABC transporter substrate-binding protein, with product MMKAFKPFIVAGAVALSIAGMVGCGTAATNSSNSSTTGTQNSVGDAKAAPRVMTDGLGHKVTIPADPQRIWAPALEDPLVALGDSKRLVGQYSSGNVVDDYLQKWLKGLPHIDLYGNGLDPEQVLSMNPDLILLFAAGLAQNGKYEQYSKIAPTYVFNVKSGSTAPWRQTLLTLGDMLNQSDKAKSLLATYDKKVAKAKAKLQPAVGNKTVAIIEPSGKQLFLIGPGTFAGQEVYGDLGLTAPSIAKGWDSISFEELPKLNADYIFMVTGNDSDTEEHALTSNPVWKGLPAVKQGHVYTVNYGNWINNGVIANELTIDEVVKDLAN from the coding sequence ATGATGAAGGCGTTCAAGCCGTTTATAGTAGCTGGTGCAGTGGCTTTGTCGATAGCGGGGATGGTGGGCTGTGGTACTGCCGCAACCAATTCGTCGAATTCGTCCACGACGGGCACACAAAATTCTGTGGGGGACGCCAAAGCTGCGCCGCGTGTGATGACGGACGGATTGGGGCATAAGGTGACCATTCCGGCTGACCCACAGCGAATTTGGGCACCCGCGTTGGAAGATCCATTAGTTGCGCTTGGCGATAGCAAGCGGCTGGTCGGACAATACTCCAGCGGCAATGTGGTGGATGATTATTTGCAGAAGTGGTTGAAGGGCTTACCACACATTGACCTCTATGGGAACGGCTTAGATCCCGAGCAGGTGCTAAGTATGAATCCGGACTTGATTTTGCTGTTTGCGGCTGGGCTCGCGCAAAATGGGAAGTATGAGCAGTATTCGAAGATTGCCCCGACCTACGTGTTTAATGTGAAAAGCGGATCTACCGCCCCTTGGCGACAAACGCTACTGACACTGGGGGATATGTTGAACCAGTCGGATAAGGCGAAATCGTTATTGGCGACTTATGACAAAAAGGTGGCCAAGGCCAAAGCAAAACTGCAGCCCGCGGTTGGCAATAAGACGGTGGCTATTATTGAGCCGTCGGGTAAGCAATTGTTTTTGATTGGACCTGGGACCTTCGCGGGTCAAGAGGTATACGGTGATTTGGGATTGACGGCGCCATCGATTGCCAAGGGTTGGGATTCAATCTCCTTTGAAGAGCTCCCCAAACTCAACGCCGACTATATCTTCATGGTGACGGGCAACGACAGTGATACGGAAGAACACGCCTTGACTAGTAATCCAGTATGGAAGGGACTTCCGGCGGTGAAACAGGGACATGTCTACACCGTGAATTATGGGAACTGGATTAACAATGGTGTGATTGCCAATGAATTGACGATTGATGAAGTGGTCAAAGACCTGGCGAATTAA
- a CDS encoding PTS mannitol transporter subunit IICB, whose amino-acid sequence MASQAIPQSVVRSGKTRAAMQRFGGFLAGMVMPNIPAFIAWGLITAFFIPTGWTPNAHINQLVTPFVSFLIPILIGFTGGRLVAGNRGAVVGAIATAGVAVGSSQPMFIGAMILGPLGGYLIKQFDKLIEDKIKAGFEMLVNTFSAGILGGGLAVLAFLVVQPVMDAVSTALGAAALWITSIHLLPLIAIFIEPGKVLFLNNAINHGILDPIGLQQAKQTGKSIFFLLETDPGPGLGVLLAYWFFGKGTVKQSAPGAVIIQFFGGIHEIYFPYILMKPILILAVIFGGMAADATFMVLHAGLVATASPGSIIAEMAMAPRGGYLPILAGIFVGALVSCLIASFFLSRSKDEMSDDALSMAKSLVQDMKAQSKGQAVAGAAQASAPTAVQETKELTKVPDRVVFACEAGMGSSAMGASILKKRLREAGYDIPVDHLPVNQLPSDAQVVFTQGSLSARAQQVAPQAKIYIVENFLDKSTYDQLVNDLNELK is encoded by the coding sequence ATGGCGAGTCAAGCAATACCACAGTCAGTTGTCCGCAGCGGTAAAACGCGTGCTGCTATGCAGCGTTTTGGCGGTTTTCTCGCTGGTATGGTGATGCCTAACATTCCAGCGTTTATTGCATGGGGATTGATTACGGCCTTTTTTATTCCTACAGGTTGGACGCCGAACGCGCATATTAATCAACTGGTAACGCCATTCGTAAGCTTTTTGATTCCTATTCTCATTGGTTTCACGGGAGGCCGATTGGTGGCCGGGAATCGGGGAGCTGTAGTCGGTGCGATTGCCACGGCTGGGGTCGCGGTGGGTTCTTCGCAACCGATGTTTATTGGTGCCATGATTTTAGGGCCACTTGGTGGCTATCTGATTAAGCAATTCGACAAACTTATCGAGGACAAGATTAAGGCCGGCTTTGAAATGTTAGTGAACACCTTCTCAGCTGGTATACTCGGCGGCGGTCTAGCCGTTTTGGCTTTTCTTGTCGTACAACCAGTCATGGATGCTGTATCTACTGCGCTAGGTGCAGCAGCATTGTGGATTACGTCCATTCATTTGCTGCCGTTAATTGCAATCTTTATTGAACCTGGTAAGGTCCTGTTCCTAAATAACGCGATTAACCATGGTATTTTGGATCCGATTGGACTCCAGCAAGCAAAACAGACCGGGAAGTCCATCTTCTTCCTCTTGGAAACGGACCCAGGCCCGGGCCTCGGAGTTTTACTTGCGTACTGGTTCTTCGGGAAGGGAACAGTGAAGCAGTCTGCGCCGGGTGCGGTTATCATTCAATTTTTTGGTGGCATTCACGAAATCTATTTCCCGTACATCTTGATGAAGCCCATTTTGATTTTGGCTGTCATCTTTGGTGGAATGGCTGCTGACGCGACGTTTATGGTGTTACATGCCGGTCTTGTGGCGACGGCTTCGCCGGGTAGTATTATCGCGGAAATGGCGATGGCGCCGCGCGGTGGATACCTTCCGATTCTGGCAGGCATTTTTGTCGGTGCGTTGGTATCATGCCTGATTGCCTCGTTCTTCTTAAGCCGTTCGAAGGACGAAATGAGCGACGATGCGCTGTCTATGGCAAAGAGCCTTGTGCAGGATATGAAGGCGCAGAGCAAAGGCCAGGCAGTGGCAGGTGCCGCGCAAGCTAGTGCGCCAACGGCCGTACAGGAGACGAAGGAACTGACGAAAGTGCCTGACCGTGTCGTGTTCGCATGCGAGGCAGGTATGGGATCTAGTGCAATGGGTGCATCCATATTGAAGAAGCGTTTGCGGGAAGCGGGCTACGATATACCGGTGGACCACTTGCCTGTGAACCAGTTGCCTTCGGATGCACAGGTTGTATTTACCCAGGGAAGTTTGTCCGCCCGCGCCCAGCAGGTGGCACCGCAAGCAAAGATTTATATTGTGGAAAACTTCCTCGACAAGAGCACGTATGACCAACTGGTCAATGACTTGAATGAGCTCAAGTAA